A single region of the Anguilla rostrata isolate EN2019 chromosome 11, ASM1855537v3, whole genome shotgun sequence genome encodes:
- the commd7 gene encoding COMM domain-containing protein 7 isoform X3 — protein MCNCDLPGRLQLKQFVSLTDIIFRFLVDPKEADRFLQQLSEFAAENGMSAGPLRNLVKSVLLVPHGALKKALNADQVKEDLVTLGLNEDKALYFSNQWKVHYPVLSRLAVGQTLMVNQLVDMEWKFGVTVGTSELQKVGNIFLQLKLVVRKGNSTENVYMELTLPQFYNFLHEMERAKASMDCFS, from the exons ATGTGTAATTGCGATCTACCTGGTAGGCTACAATTAAAG CAATTTGTAAGTCTGACTGACATTATCTTCCGCTTTTTAGTAGACCCTAAAGAG GCAGACAGGTTCCTGCAGCAGCTGAGTGAGTTTGCTGCGGAGAATGGGATGAGCGCAGGCCCATTGCGAAACCTGGTGAAGAGTGTGCTTCTGGTGCCTCATG GTGCTCTGAAGAAGGCTTTAAATGCTGACCAAGTGAAAGAGGATCTTGTCACTTTAG GATTAAATGAAGACAAAGCGCTCTATTTCTCAAATCAG TGGAAAGTCCACTATCCTGTACTGTCAAGATTGGCCGTGGGACAGACTCTGATGGTCAATCAGCTTGTGGACATGGAATGGAAATTCGGAG TGACTGTCGGGACGAGCGAGCTACAGAAAGTTGGGAACATCTTCTTGCAG CTGAAGTTGGTCGTTAGGAAGGGGAATTCCACTGAAAATGTCTATATGG AGCTGACCCTTCCGCAGTTTTACAATTTCCTGCATGAGATGGAGCGTGCCAAAGCCAGCATGGACTGCTTCAGCTGA
- the commd7 gene encoding COMM domain-containing protein 7 isoform X1, whose amino-acid sequence MLQLQFTKDTLPDSISTDFQNLNKFSEQQFVSLTDIIFRFLVDPKEADRFLQQLSEFAAENGMSAGPLRNLVKSVLLVPHGALKKALNADQVKEDLVTLGLNEDKALYFSNQWKVHYPVLSRLAVGQTLMVNQLVDMEWKFGVTVGTSELQKVGNIFLQLKLVVRKGNSTENVYMELTLPQFYNFLHEMERAKASMDCFS is encoded by the exons ATGTTGCAATTGCAGTTTACTAAAGATACTCTACCAGATTCTATTAGCACTGACTTCCAGAATTTGAATAAATTTAGTGAACAG CAATTTGTAAGTCTGACTGACATTATCTTCCGCTTTTTAGTAGACCCTAAAGAG GCAGACAGGTTCCTGCAGCAGCTGAGTGAGTTTGCTGCGGAGAATGGGATGAGCGCAGGCCCATTGCGAAACCTGGTGAAGAGTGTGCTTCTGGTGCCTCATG GTGCTCTGAAGAAGGCTTTAAATGCTGACCAAGTGAAAGAGGATCTTGTCACTTTAG GATTAAATGAAGACAAAGCGCTCTATTTCTCAAATCAG TGGAAAGTCCACTATCCTGTACTGTCAAGATTGGCCGTGGGACAGACTCTGATGGTCAATCAGCTTGTGGACATGGAATGGAAATTCGGAG TGACTGTCGGGACGAGCGAGCTACAGAAAGTTGGGAACATCTTCTTGCAG CTGAAGTTGGTCGTTAGGAAGGGGAATTCCACTGAAAATGTCTATATGG AGCTGACCCTTCCGCAGTTTTACAATTTCCTGCATGAGATGGAGCGTGCCAAAGCCAGCATGGACTGCTTCAGCTGA
- the commd7 gene encoding COMM domain-containing protein 7 isoform X2, with protein MTSACLHCFGCIQHLPISAYLQFVSLTDIIFRFLVDPKEADRFLQQLSEFAAENGMSAGPLRNLVKSVLLVPHGALKKALNADQVKEDLVTLGLNEDKALYFSNQWKVHYPVLSRLAVGQTLMVNQLVDMEWKFGVTVGTSELQKVGNIFLQLKLVVRKGNSTENVYMELTLPQFYNFLHEMERAKASMDCFS; from the exons ATGACTAGCGCCTGCCTTCATTGCTTTGGTTGCATTCAGCATCTTCCCATTTCAGCGTATCTA CAATTTGTAAGTCTGACTGACATTATCTTCCGCTTTTTAGTAGACCCTAAAGAG GCAGACAGGTTCCTGCAGCAGCTGAGTGAGTTTGCTGCGGAGAATGGGATGAGCGCAGGCCCATTGCGAAACCTGGTGAAGAGTGTGCTTCTGGTGCCTCATG GTGCTCTGAAGAAGGCTTTAAATGCTGACCAAGTGAAAGAGGATCTTGTCACTTTAG GATTAAATGAAGACAAAGCGCTCTATTTCTCAAATCAG TGGAAAGTCCACTATCCTGTACTGTCAAGATTGGCCGTGGGACAGACTCTGATGGTCAATCAGCTTGTGGACATGGAATGGAAATTCGGAG TGACTGTCGGGACGAGCGAGCTACAGAAAGTTGGGAACATCTTCTTGCAG CTGAAGTTGGTCGTTAGGAAGGGGAATTCCACTGAAAATGTCTATATGG AGCTGACCCTTCCGCAGTTTTACAATTTCCTGCATGAGATGGAGCGTGCCAAAGCCAGCATGGACTGCTTCAGCTGA
- the commd7 gene encoding COMM domain-containing protein 7 isoform X4: MLQLQFTKDTLPDSISTDFQNLNKFSEQQFVSLTDIIFRFLVDPKEADRFLQQLSEFAAENGMSAGPLRNLVKSVLLVPHGALKKALNADQVKEDLVTLVESPLSCTVKIGRGTDSDGQSACGHGMEIRRNSGDPQCHNNLCKVMQVRQVTVSSWNHSICCLTHYTRIEI; the protein is encoded by the exons ATGTTGCAATTGCAGTTTACTAAAGATACTCTACCAGATTCTATTAGCACTGACTTCCAGAATTTGAATAAATTTAGTGAACAG CAATTTGTAAGTCTGACTGACATTATCTTCCGCTTTTTAGTAGACCCTAAAGAG GCAGACAGGTTCCTGCAGCAGCTGAGTGAGTTTGCTGCGGAGAATGGGATGAGCGCAGGCCCATTGCGAAACCTGGTGAAGAGTGTGCTTCTGGTGCCTCATG GTGCTCTGAAGAAGGCTTTAAATGCTGACCAAGTGAAAGAGGATCTTGTCACTTTAG TGGAAAGTCCACTATCCTGTACTGTCAAGATTGGCCGTGGGACAGACTCTGATGGTCAATCAGCTTGTGGACATGGAATGGAAATTCGGAG GAACTCTGGAGACCCACAGTGCCATAACAATCTCTGTAAGGTGATGCAAGTCAGACAAGTGACTGTCAGCTCGTGGAATCACAGTATTTGCTGTTTAACACACTACACGAGAATAGAGATATGA